The following nucleotide sequence is from Apium graveolens cultivar Ventura chromosome 4, ASM990537v1, whole genome shotgun sequence.
CCTACCCGTCGAAGTAAGCCTAATCTCCCCACGGGTCGAGATATTCGATTCTTCACTCACTCTCGAGGGCATTCGCTTTCATAATGACTTACTCGAGGAAACAAGAGAAGAGTCTCGGCTCCGGATGATCGCATAGCAGGAAAAGACTGCAAAATACTTCAACTGAAAAGTCAAAGCCAAGAGCCTTAAGGTCGATGACCTCGTGCTTCGAGACTCTGCTGCATCACAGCCAACAGTATCAGGAAAGCTCAAACCCACATGGGAAGGCCCGTATCGAGTGTCGAAGGTGGTTAGCGCGGGGACTTACGAGCTCGCACATCTCGATGGTCAGCCAATTAAAAAATTCTTGGAACGACATCCATCTCAAAAAATTTTATCAGTAATCTGTTTCTGTCTAAAATGTTCGAATCTTTTTAAGACAATGATCAACCCTCGATGCAATGAGGGCCATTATGAGACCTCCATCGAGGGATCTTTTAATTTATGACAAATTCAATACTTTAAAACATTTCCTGTTTTTCCAAACATACTAGTCACGGTAACCAAACAATTGTTATATTTCAGTTAAAATTTAAACGGGTTACCCATCCAAGTAAAAGCTCAACTACTATGACAAACTCAGTAACGTGGCAATGATCAAATAGATAAAACTATTGCAACATTCGCGTAACAGAGTAACACATTTTTACGAGGATTTTATAAACACAAATCTCTGATATATCAAAGACGAATATACTAAAACGGTAACCAAaccaaaacaaataaaaaaacagAGAAAATGATagaatgaaaagaaaagaaacacAAAGTATAATCAGAAACCCTAGCTCCCCGACCAATATTTAGCTGATTGTAAAATAAAAAGCCAAAACACTTAAGACAATTCTTAAGTACTAACAGGACATGTATTCCAACATGTTACAAAAAGTAACAATTTCACACACACGTTTCCCAAACATTATCATTTTTCAACACAATTAAAAGATAAGTGTTTAAAAGAACAGATATATATTAGAAATGATAAACGTCGGGAGAAATCACCTACCACGGTAAAACATAAGATCCGAAAGAGGATAATAAAAACATAATCCAGAAAATAAGCACCAATAACCACCTAGTTCAAGTAGCATTGAAACAAGTTCAATTCGCCAATGAAATAAAAATTACAAATATCATGGGACATTCCCCACCTTCAGAAAACTCCACCATCGTCTTGTTCACCATCATTCGGGTTCTCCACCTGCAAGGTCGCAAAATCTCGAATGTAGTCTTGAAAAGAATGACCCTCGATATTGAAGCCGGTGTTGGCAAACCGCTGAAAGCAGCAACCATAACCATTCCCGAGAGCCGACGCAATATCTTCTACGCTCTTTTTAACATCTGCCTTCAACTTCACAATCTCATCAATGGTAGCTTTGTAAGAGCCGTTGATCCCCTCTAGCTGATGACCAAAACCTTCGCATTCGACCTTCGATGCGTCTCTATCCTTCTCCGCATCTCGAAGCTTATTCTCGagctcttcaactttctcagcCAAAGTCTTCTCAGAAGATTCAAACTCTTCGACATGCTTAAACAACACGGCATTATTGTTAAAAAAATCACCTGTGCGCCTATCGGCCTCGGTGAAACTCACCTTCAACCTCTTCCTCTCCTCTTTCAACGCCGATACCTCAGATTCCAGCTTAACCTGAACCTCCTTTCCAGCATCCTCCTTGTAATCCTCCAGCACATGCATAAAATCAGCAAGGAACTATATAAACACGCAAAAAGAAGGCCATTAATAACAATATATTTGGACCATCAAaggataaataaataaataaacaacaaaaataacaacaacaacaacaaaataGCAAAAAGGAAAGTACAAGAAGATATTTTACCCGACCCATTCGTCCCTTACATCGATCCACGAGCTCATCCCTCCGTCTCCCCTCGTAAGCCACTGCATCATGAGGCAATTTAAAAATCTTGAAAGCACGAAGTGGAAATGTCGAACCACCCGTCCAACGCTCAGAGGGCTGAATCTTGACGCGAACCAGCTCCCTCCGAGCCCGGGGGTCGACGGTGTTAGACATAAGAACCATGTTCCTAACAAGTGTAACAGTTTTATTCACTCCAGCGAGAGCCGCTTCAGTTTCACCAGCATTACTTTTCTCCACTTCACCACAATGACGCTTGGATGTTCGACCGAAGGAGCAACATCGGCAACCACTTGCCCAGCATCCTCCACAACCTTCTCACCGCGATCATCCAGAAGCTCAATGGAAACCGGATAATTTTGCTTCGACGGGCCGACCCTGCCAGCGTCAAGGGCACCTCCCGATGCCCTTTTCACTAATAGAAGCATTGCCTTATCCATCTCCCCACAAACCCCTCTATTCAGAATGTTCTTAAGCGAAGTCTCGGCTACTGCAAAAAAAAAACAAGGGAATTAGTCAACTTATATAAAAACTTAAAAACAATGAGCAAAGtggaattttaaaaaaaatcaatcaGAAAACAGGACACGACAGTCAAAATAGATCAACATCCGCCTCTCTTACAATCGTGCATCTCCAAGAAGTGCTGATCTTTCAACTATAAGTGAGTGTATATAGATCTATCCCCATGAAACTCATCAAGATACTACATGTCATACTTATCCAAACCATTTAAATA
It contains:
- the LOC141716908 gene encoding uncharacterized protein LOC141716908, which produces MVLMSNTVDPRARRELVRVKIQPSERWTGGSTFPLRAFKIFKLPHDAVAYEGRRRDELVDRCKGRMGRFLADFMHVLEDYKEDAGKEVQVKLESEVSALKEERKRLKVSFTEADRRTGDFFNNNAVLFKHVEEFESSEKTLAEKVEELENKLRDAEKDRDASKVECEGFGHQLEGINGSYKATIDEIVKLKADVKKSVEDIASALGNGYGCCFQRFANTGFNIEGHSFQDYIRDFATLQVENPNDGEQDDGGVF